The following proteins are co-located in the Colletotrichum lupini chromosome 4, complete sequence genome:
- a CDS encoding CRAL/TRIO domain-containing protein, translating into MASVADQTPASTAAAAGLQEKATASGPLKTPIALPLPASSTPAVPALTADQQAKYDGLLSQARAWTEVKCTTAAHVAKSGPLTDSERQWLTRECLLRYLRATKWSPKDAEKRLLETLAWRREYGVEALTADHISPENETGKQIILGFDKERRPCHYLNPGRQNTDPSPRQVQHLVFMLERVIDIMPAGQEKIALLINFKTSKSRGNTAPGLGLAREVLHILQTHYPERLGKALIINVPWMVNGFFKLITPFIDPMTRDKLKFNEDMRQYVPEEQLWTEFSDGKLEFEYDHSVYWPALNGMCKEKHEARTARWVAGGKQIGESEDYLGGAVEKGVGAEAAAPAAAAEAAPVPAAAETPAEVKPTA; encoded by the exons ATGGCCTCCGTCGCCGATCAAACACCGGcctccaccgccgccgccgccggtctGCAAGAAAAGGCCACCGCATCCGGCCCGCTCAAGACGCCCATCGCCCTCCCGCTCCCGGCCTCCTCCACCCCGGCCGTCCCGGCCCTCACCGCAGACCAACAGGCCAAATACGACGGCCTCCTCTCCCAAGCCCGCGCCTGGACGGAAGTCAAGTgcaccaccgccgcccaCGTCGCCAAGTCGGGGCCCTTAACGGACTCGGAGCGCCAGTGGCTTACGCGCGAGTGCCTCCTCCGCTACCTCCGCGCCACCAAATGGTCCCCCAAGGACGCCGAGAAGCGTCTCCTCGAGACGCTGGCCTGGCGCCGCGAGTACGGCGTCGAGGCCCTCACCGCCGACCACATCTCGCCCGAGAACGAGACGGGCAAGCAAATCATTCTCGGCTTCGATAAGGAGCGCCGCCCCTGCCACTACCTGAACCCGGGACGCCAAAACACCGACCCGAGCCCGCGCCAGGTCCAGCACCTCGTCTTCATGCTCGAGCGTGTCATCGACATCATGCCCGCCGGCCAGGAGAAGATTGCCCTTCTCATCAACTTCAAGACGTCAAAGAGCCGCGGCAACACGGCGCCCGGCCTCGGACTGGCTCGTGAGGTACTGCACATTCTCCAGACGCATTACCCCGAGCGTCTGGGCAAGGCCCTCATCATCAATG TCCCCTGGATGGTCAACGGCTTCTTCAAGCTCATCACCCCCTTCATCGACCCCATGACCCGGGACAAGCTCAAGTTCAACGAGGACATGCGCCAGTACGTGCCCGAGGAGCAGCTGTGGACCGAATTCAGCGACGGCAAGCTCGAGTTCGAGTACGACCACTCCGTTTACTGGCCCGCTCTCAACGGCATGTGCAAGGAGAAGCACGAAGCCCGGACGGCCCGCTGGGTCGCCGGCGGAAAACAAATCGGCGAGTCGGAGGACTACCTCGGCGGTGCTGTCGAGAAGGGCGTCGGCGCGGAAGCTGCTGCtccggctgctgctgctgaagcAGCTCCGGTTCCGGCTGCGGCCGAGACACCTGCTGAGGTCAAGCCCACTGCCTAG
- a CDS encoding transporter particle component, with the protein MANLPTTKSIPGKETPGLRYPSNGKTIYHRPLNRTKTAELSQSSFAYLFSEMVSYAQRNVKDISELEQRLNVQGHSIGLKLLDLLLFREPPRTQTRPLTIITLLHFIKQSCWQHLFGRQADRLEKSADPAKPDEYMIIDNEPLVNAYISVPREMSQLNCAAYVAGIVEGICDGAGFPARVSAHNIAAKDEHEMWPGKTVFLVKFRPESSRRRWSILIHGVYRKSMGGVWAMELLFWCLVNTCSWALEIRGGIVGRLNDKTVMKPKKTLIVEAAWHPKKNPRFTMLS; encoded by the exons ATGGCGAACCTGCCGACGACGAAGAGCATCCCGGGCAAGGAGACGCCCGGCCTGCGATACCCCTCCAACGGCAAGACAATCTACCACCGGCCCCTGAACCGCACAAAGACGGCCGAGCTGAGCCAGTCCAGCTTCGCCTACCTTTTTAGCGAGATGGTCTCGTACGCCCAGCGCAACGTAAAGGACATTTCCGAGCTCGAACAACG ACTCAACGTCCAAGGCCACTCAATAGGTCTCAAACTCCTcgacctcctcctcttccgtgAACCCCCGCGCACCCAGACCCGGCCCCTCACAATCATCACCCTCCTCCACTTCATCAAACAGTCCTGCTGGCAGCACCTCTTTGGCCGGCAAGCCGACCGCCTCGAGAAATCAGCCGACCCGGCCAAGCCAGACGAGTACATGATCATCGACAACGAGCCCCTCGTCAACGCCTACATCTCCGTGCCGCGCGAAATGTCCCAGCTCAACTGCGCCGCCTACGTCGCGGGCATCGTCGAGGGGATTTGCGATGGAGCGGGTTTCCCCGCGAGGGTGAGCGCGCATAATATCGCAGCAAAGGACGAGCACGAGATGTGGCCTGGCAAGACGGTGTTTTTGGTAAAGTTCAGGCCTGAG TCGTCGAGGAGGCGATGGAGTATCTTGATTCACGGCGTGTACAGGAAGAGCATGGGCGGCGTTTGGGCGATGGAATTACTTTTCTGGTGCCTTGTGAATACTTGCTCGTGGGCCCTTGAAATTCGAGGTGGGATTGTAGGAAGGCTCAATGACAAGACAGTCATGAAGCCCAAAAAGACATTGATA GTTGAAGCTGCCTGGCACCCCAAGAAAAACCCACGATTCACGATGCTATCCTAG
- a CDS encoding Apc13 domain-containing protein: MGLNKDASHTYVHMHRARDADLFEDFCKEKLPDDEVYVPPQHQPINPEDEDDVVPDQHAAFGITKATQRSREAAWKDLGLSGLMNRGPPPAGGWERGQAGAGGSAAGGSGGGKRLPR; encoded by the exons ATGGGTCTG AACAAGGACGCCAGCCACACGTACGTGCACATGCACCGCGCGCGCGACGCCGACCTCTTTGAAGATTTCTGCAAGGAGAAGCTGCCGGATGACGAGGTCTACGTGCCGCCGCAGCACCAGCCGATCAACCcggaggacgaggacgacgtGGTGCCGGACCAGCACGCGGCGTTTGGGATTACCAAGGCGACGCAGCGGTCGCGGGAGGCGGCGTGGAAGGATTTGGGGCTGTCTGGGTTGATGAATCGGGGGCCGCCGCCTGCGGGTGGGTGGGAGAGGGGGCAGGCCGGGGCTGGGGGGAGTGCTGCGGGTGGGAGTGGCGGTGGGAAGAGGTTGCCGCGGTAG